In one Magallana gigas chromosome 9, xbMagGiga1.1, whole genome shotgun sequence genomic region, the following are encoded:
- the LOC117682988 gene encoding uncharacterized protein isoform X1: MPGRKRKKLSRSNNGQSESKGSPKLFMEGDPIFCLMDMGVWWPGFVLDVCANGVVSVAFWNENSIVKRSLSKLVKFDKNSSLIISSIEKLEKKKRHSLIKKYKDDLCFASSAELSSDTSIPSGDSTSLVSEESMTVQSSVASMDATVPCTRTAEETSGMMCSATVSTETSSSIRGATLSKEMSPTIWATPEIDSTERTCSPAIPVESTLCEITFGSSAERSSDTFIPSGDSTSLVSEESMTVQSSVASMDATVPCTSTAEETSGMMCSATVSTETSSSIRGATLSKEMSPTIWATPEIDSTERTSSPAIPVESTLCEITFGSSAERSSDTFIPSGDSTSLVSEESMTVQSSVASMDATVPCTSTAEETSGMMCSATVSTETSSSIRGATLSKEMSPTIWATPEIDSTETRSNSTIPFKSTSCEITFGSSEELSSDTFIPSGDSTSLVSEESMTVQSSVASMDATVPCTSTAEETSGMMCSATVSTETSSSIRGATLSKEMSPTIWATPEIDSTERTSSPAIPVESTLCEITFGSSAERSSDTFIPSGDSTSLVSEESMTVQSSVASMKKMGVMSKDATVPHSSTVQKTPGMISSATVSTETSSSIRGATLSEEMSPTIWTTPEIDSTERTSSPAIPVESTSCEITIGSSAERSSDTFIPSGACTTFTMSELSAYLTSVVSENSQINSDTLHTQLVIGEMPQKSLLPKPCKALKVKLPAFDQCFDTHTQIYRNTINTGLYSPTENHDNQARSDDSILSTEINHCQSINCQPQIFSATFEADLPASDDQSVNPIRETLYRECTSLKPKGQKLLLADMNFSDDEEEFGETDSDRESVYIPDFDCESVDDESDVSDEWEFPKDTPAPDKHAPDKHAPDKHAPDKHAPEEHAPEEHAPDKHAPEEHAPDKHAPDNCENPDLLTSSVPFKRNILPNKCILDETNTKIYSKKYEQNSSNSKHGRLYDTVHSCMFCYKLVTHIQTHLQHKHRNEKEVKEILDLKEQIDKVKENDEYRSNLKKRLKNLQTLIRNKGNNNHNLRVLAAEEGEILLTRRRKSNQFNVKDYGPCPNCQEWIVLENITKHMVACPIQENIDSKGAAIIQSKIMAGKISSSASTKLKTEVFPSMIRDKTTEIAQGDHLITVLGNIWLMKNAGNKLRRKNFTSFRMRLSAKLLSLLREDSQIPSASMHYFIAPKQFDRVVSCAVKACEEDENADLKNPSTAIKLGYDLSRLANAKLGIGIKEGNDKAKTEASEFLQLLRMEWSVKVTKLARITLDVRHFNKRKELPDPSDIEKIAAYLVREIKNLDLTPNNSNEIVFREAVVLAEARLLLYNRRRPGELECLSIEAYKNRSMSVDEANMALRSHLTDFEKMLLKTQDLVEIRGKTGRGVPVLIPKETNKVLEYLSDPVARQMASIRPENKYMFANTGRTVVRAGESLDLVKFRSEVALRFPERIYANNLRKHTATIAQALNLNDTEMKYICNHLGHTQKVHDLVYRQTSGMIERLDIAKLMLIQEFNVVGKYQNKKLSEIQFDELGTLERKIQDQDQEQQDTENAADQGKNVDDDIDIEDDFTVCRKKAKKSERVRWSPAEEEEIKKYFSRYFEGHFQKKCPSREHCLDALKKSKENGGTIFKRKWETLKKKVSNMLVKIQV; the protein is encoded by the exons ATGCCAGGTCGTAAAAGAAAAAAGTTGAGTAGAAGTAATAATGGTCAAAGTGAATCAAAAG GATCACCAAAATTGTTTATGGAAg gagACCCTATATTTTGCCTAATGGATATGGGAGTATGGTGGCCTGGATTTGTGTTGGATGTTTGTGCAAATGGTGTTGTCTCTGTGGCATTTTGGAATGAAAATTCTAt AGTGAAAAGATCATTGTCAAAACTTGTAAAATTTGACAAGAATTCAAGCTTGATAATATCAAGTATAG aaaaattagaaaaaaagaaacgcCACAGcttgattaaaaaatacaaggATGACCTATGCTTTGCAAGCTCAGCGGAGCTATCATCTGACACTTCCATCCCCTCAGGAGATTCAACCTCTTTAGTCAGTGAAGAAAGTATGACAGTCCAGTCCTCTGTTGCAAGCATGGATGCAACTGTGCCCTGTACAAGAACTGCAGAAGAAACTTCTGGAATGATGTGCTCAGCAACTGTGTCAACAGAAACTTCCTCTAGCATTCGTGGTGCCACATTGTCAAAAGAGATGTCTCCAACCATTTGGGCGACTCCAGAAATTGATTCAACTGAAAGAACATGCAGTCCAGCTATTCCGGTTGAAAGTACGTTGTGTGAAATCACCTTTGGAAGCTCAGCGGAGCGATCATCTGACACTTTCATCCCCTCAGGAGATTCAACCTCTTTAGTCAGTGAAGAAAGTATGACAGTCCAGTCCTCTGTTGCAAGCATGGATGCAACTGTGCCCTGTACAAGTACTGCAGAAGAAACTTCTGGAATGATGTGCTCAGCAACTGTGTCAACAGAAACTTCCTCTAGCATTCGTGGTGCCACATTGTCAAAAGAGATGTCTCCAACCATTTGGGCGACTCCAGAAATTGATTCAACTGAAAGAACAAGCAGTCCAGCTATTCCGGTTGAAAGTACGTTGTGTGAAATCACCTTTGGAAGCTCAGCGGAGCGATCATCTGACACTTTCATCCCCTCAGGAGATTCAACCTCTTTAGTCAGTGAAGAAAGTATGACAGTCCAGTCCTCTGTTGCAAGCATGGATGCAACTGTGCCCTGTACAAGTACTGCAGAAGAAACTTCTGGAATGATGTGCTCAGCAACTGTGTCAACAGAAACTTCCTCTAGCATTCGTGGTGCCACATTGTCAAAAGAGATGTCTCCAACCATTTGGGCGACTCCAGAAATTGATTCAACTGAAACAAGAAGCAATTCAACTATTCCTTTTAAAAGTACGTCGTGTGAAATCACCTTTGGAAGCTCAGAGGAGCTATCATCTGACACTTTCATCCCCTCAGGAGATTCAACCTCTTTAGTCAGTGAAGAAAGTATGACAGTCCAGTCCTCTGTTGCAAGCATGGATGCAACTGTGCCCTGTACAAGTACTGCAGAAGAAACTTCTGGAATGATGTGCTCAGCAACTGTGTCAACAGAAACTTCCTCTAGCATTCGTGGTGCCACATTGTCAAAAGAGATGTCTCCAACCATTTGGGCGACTCCAGAAATTGATTCAACTGAAAGAACAAGCAGTCCAGCTATTCCGGTTGAAAGTACGTTGTGTGAAATCACCTTTGGAAGCTCAGCGGAGCGATCATCTGACACTTTCATCCCCTCAGGAGATTCAACCTCTTTAGTCAGTGAAGAAAGTATGACAGTCCAGTCCTCTGTTGCAAGCATGAAAAAAATGGGGGTGATGTCTAAGGATGCAACTGTGCCGCATTCAAGTACTGTACAAAAGACTCCTGGAATGATAAGCTCAGCAACTGTGTCAACAGAAACTTCCTCTAGCATTCGTGGTGCCACATTGTCAGAGGAGATGTCGCCAACCATTTGGACAACTCCAGAAATTGATTCAACTGAAAGAACAAGCAGTCCAGCTATTCCTGTTGAAAGTACGTCGTGTGAAATCACCATTGGAAGCTCAGCGGAGCGATCATCTGACACTTTCATCCCCTCAGGAGCTTGTACAACTTTCACAATGTCTGAGTTGTCAGCTTATTTAACCTCTGTAGTCAGTGAAAACAGTCAAATTAATTCTGACACTCTTCATACACAACTGGTCATTGGTGAAATGCCACAGAAGTCTCTGTTACCTAAACCTTGCAAGGCCCTTAAAGTCAAACTGCCTGCATTTGATCAATGTTTTGATACCCACACACAGATTTACAGAAACACTATTAATACAGGGCTTTACTCACCCACTGAAAATCATGACAATCAGGCTCGGTCAGATGACAGCATCTTAAGTACAGAAATAAACCATTGTCAAAGTATTAACTGTCAACCACAGATTTTCAGTGCTACATTCGAAGCAGATTTGCCAGCATCTGATGATCAATCTGTAAATCCTATCAGGGAAACCTTGTACAGAGAGTgtacatctttgaaacccaagGGTCAAAAACTGCTGCTGGCTGACATGAATTTTTCTGATGATGAGGAGGAATTTGGAGAAACAGACAGTGATAGAGAATCAGTGTATATTCCAGACTTTGACTGTGAAAGCGTTGATGACGAGAGTGATGTGTCGGATGAATGGGAATTTCCAAAAGATACTCCTGCTCCTGACAAACATGCTCCAGACAAACATGCTCCAGACAAACATGCTCCTGACAAACATGCTCCTGAAGAACATGCTCCTGAAGAACATGCTCCAGACAAACATGCTCCTGAAGAACATGCTCCAGACAAACATGCTCCTGACAATTGTGAAAATCCAGATTTGTTAACATCAAGTGTTCCATTCAAACGCAATATATTGCCAAACAAATGTATTTTGGATGAGACAAATACAAAGATTTATTCGAAGAAATATGAACAGAATTCAAGCAATTCAAAACATGGTAGACTTTATGATACGGTGCATTCTTGCATGTTTTGTTATAAATTGGTGACGCATATACAAACTCATCTTCAACATAAGCATAGAAATGAAAAGGAGGTGAAGGAGATCTTGGACTTAAAAGAACAGATAGACAAAGTAAAAGAAAATGATGAATATAGGTCAAACTTAAAGAAGCGTTTAAAGAACTTACAAACTCTGATTAGAAACAAAGGAAACAACAATCATAATCTAAGAGTTCTTGCAGCAGAAGAAGGGGAAATATTGCTGACCAGACGCAGAAAGTCGAATCAAttcaatgtcaaagattacggaCCATGTCCGAATTGTCAAGAATGGATTGTCCTGGAAAACATCACAAAACACATGGTCGCATGTCCTATCCAAGAGAATATTGATTCAAAGGGCGCGGCTATTATTCAGTCCAAAATTATGGCAGGTAAAATTTCTTCCTCAGCGTCAACCAAGTTAAAAACAGAAGTTTTCCCATCTATGATAAGAGACAAGACAACTGAAATAGCTCAAGGAGACCATCTTATCACAGTTTTAGGTAACATATGGCTTATGAAAAATGCTGGAAACAAACTTAGAAGAAAAAACTTTACAAGTTTTAGAATGAGATTGTCGGCAAAGCTGCTTTCCCTTCTTAGAGAAGATTCGCAAATCCCCTCTGCTTCCATGCACTATTTTATAGCCCCAAAACAGTTTGATAGAGTTGTGTCTTGTGCAGTAAAAGCTTgtgaagaagatgaaaatgctGACTTGAAAAATCCCAGCACTGCAATTAAGCTAGGCTACGATTTAAGTAGATTAGCAAATGCAAAATTAGGAATCGGAATCAAGGAGGGTAATGACAAAGCAAAAACAGAGGCCAGTGAATTTTTACAATTGCTAAGAATGGAATGGAGCGTGAAAGTGACAAAGCTGGCAAGAATTACATTGGATGTGAGGCATTTCAACAAGAGAAAAGAGCTCCCCGATCCATCTGATATAGAGAAAATAGCAGCTTATCTTGTAAGGGAAATAAAGAACTTAGACCTCACACCAAACAACAGCAATGAAATTGTATTTCGAGAAGCAGTTGTACTTGCTGAGGCAAGGTTACTTTTGTACAACAGAAGGAGACCAGGAGAGTTAGAATGCCTTAG TATTGAAGCTTACAAAAACAGATCAATGTCAGTGGATGAAGCAAACATGGCCCTGCGGAGTCACTTAAcagattttgagaaaatgctTCTCAAAACTCAAGATCTTGTGGAAATACGAGGCAAA ACTGGTAGGGGGGTACCTGTCTTAATCCCAAAGGAAACAAACAAAGTGCTGGAATATTTGAGTGACCCAGTTGCCAGACAAATGGCAAGCATTCGACCagagaataaatacatgtttgcCAATACCG GTCGCACTGTTGTTCGAGCAGGGGAATCACTTGATCTAGTGAAATTCAGAAGTGAAGTTGCATTGAGATTCCCAGAGAGAATCTATGCCAACAACTTAAGAAAACACACTGCAACAATTGCCCAG GCCCTTAATCTGAATGACACCGAGATGAAATATATCTGCAATCACCTTGGCCATACACAGAAGGTCCATGACCTCGTATACAGACAAACATCTGGAATGATCGAGAGATTAGACATTGCAAAGCTTATGTTAATTCAGGAATTCAACGTTGTTGGCAAATACCAAAACAAGAAGCTGTCGGAGATTCAGTttgatg AACTTGGAACACTTGAGAGAAAAATTCAAGACCAAGATCAAGAACAGCAAG ACACTGAAAATGCTGCTGATCAAGGGAAAAATGTGGATGATG ACATTGACATTGAAGACGACTTTACAGTGTGTAGAAAAAAGGCTAAGAAAT cTGAAAGAGTCAGATGGTCTCCAGCTGAAGAAGAGGAGATAAAGAAATACTTCTCTCGTTATTTTGAGGGACATTTTCAGAAGAAATGCCCCTCAAGGGAGCATTGCCTTGATGCTCttaaaaaaagcaaagaaaatggTGGAAcaatttttaagagaaaatgggaaaccttgaaaaaaaaagtttccaaTATGTTAGTCAAGATTCAAGTATGA
- the LOC105335071 gene encoding uncharacterized protein, with the protein MRKSKALLIVGEYGVGKSSFVNTVLTAITGIYHEHCEVAEASSSKTNYLDVKCPAEYFKITTDEDEKLWYPTFVDMVGMDKANFSPFDIILEYILDGKLKPFTDLTDFCNNIKEGRKMVQMEKREGPIVDAIVFLLAPKSGQNPTVLMENIRIVLKRSAKEIPIFVVMTKMDECDLAEEAIRDLKRKICSSFVINMDRILECVNYKRSDTQSGWWDNDAVEKVLNFLTSVCDPHLQRRDLVRMEFKKETSFIHVDGEKVRLFAVAVLVLILLFLSYVLLNHIRKVSITRAGNMSFMNETL; encoded by the exons ATGAGAAAATCAAAAGCACTTTTGATAGTTGGAGAATATGGGGTAGGAAAATCCTCATTTGTGAATACAGTTCTTACCGCCATAACGGGAATATATCATGAACACTGTGAAGTTGCCGAAGCCAGCTCAAGCAAGACCAACTATTTAGATGT TAAATGCCCTGCAgagtattttaaaataactaCAGACGAAGACGAGAAGTTGTGGTACCCAACTTTTGTGGATATGGTCGGAATGGACAAAGCAAATTTTTCTCCATTTGACATCATTCTAGAATACATTTTGGATGGAAAACTTAAACCATTTACCGATCTGACCGACTTTTGCAACAATATTAAAGAAGGTCGCAAAATGGTGCAGATGGAAAAAAGGGAAGGTCCTATTGTCGATGCCATTGTCTTCCTCTTGGCTCCAAAAAGCGGGCAAAATCCAACAGTTTTAATGGAAAACATAAGAATTGTTCTTAAAAGATCTGCTAAAG aaatacCCATTTTTGTAGTAATGACAAAAATGGATGAATGTGATTTAGCGGAGGAGGCTATAAGGGATCTAAAAAGAAAGATTTGCAGCTCGTTTGTTATAAACATGGATCGTATTCTCGAGTGTGTAAATTACAAGAGGTCTGATACACAATCTGGTTGGTGGGATAATGATGCCGTGGAAAAGGTTTTGAACTTCCTTACATCA GTCTGTGATCCTCATCTTCAACGAAGAGATTTGGTACGTATGGAATTTAAAAAGGAAACATCGTTCATTCACGTTGACGGAGAAAAAGTACGTCTATTTGCCGTTGCAGTGCTTGTCTTAATATTGTTATTTCTTAGTTACGTACTTTTAAATCATATTAGAAAAGTGTCAATTACCAGAGCAGGAAATATGAGTTTTATGAATGAAACTCTTTAA
- the LOC117682988 gene encoding uncharacterized protein isoform X2: protein MTVQSSVASMDATVPCTRTAEETSGMMCSATVSTETSSSIRGATLSKEMSPTIWATPEIDSTERTCSPAIPVESTLCEITFGSSAERSSDTFIPSGDSTSLVSEESMTVQSSVASMDATVPCTSTAEETSGMMCSATVSTETSSSIRGATLSKEMSPTIWATPEIDSTERTSSPAIPVESTLCEITFGSSAERSSDTFIPSGDSTSLVSEESMTVQSSVASMDATVPCTSTAEETSGMMCSATVSTETSSSIRGATLSKEMSPTIWATPEIDSTETRSNSTIPFKSTSCEITFGSSEELSSDTFIPSGDSTSLVSEESMTVQSSVASMDATVPCTSTAEETSGMMCSATVSTETSSSIRGATLSKEMSPTIWATPEIDSTERTSSPAIPVESTLCEITFGSSAERSSDTFIPSGDSTSLVSEESMTVQSSVASMKKMGVMSKDATVPHSSTVQKTPGMISSATVSTETSSSIRGATLSEEMSPTIWTTPEIDSTERTSSPAIPVESTSCEITIGSSAERSSDTFIPSGACTTFTMSELSAYLTSVVSENSQINSDTLHTQLVIGEMPQKSLLPKPCKALKVKLPAFDQCFDTHTQIYRNTINTGLYSPTENHDNQARSDDSILSTEINHCQSINCQPQIFSATFEADLPASDDQSVNPIRETLYRECTSLKPKGQKLLLADMNFSDDEEEFGETDSDRESVYIPDFDCESVDDESDVSDEWEFPKDTPAPDKHAPDKHAPDKHAPDKHAPEEHAPEEHAPDKHAPEEHAPDKHAPDNCENPDLLTSSVPFKRNILPNKCILDETNTKIYSKKYEQNSSNSKHGRLYDTVHSCMFCYKLVTHIQTHLQHKHRNEKEVKEILDLKEQIDKVKENDEYRSNLKKRLKNLQTLIRNKGNNNHNLRVLAAEEGEILLTRRRKSNQFNVKDYGPCPNCQEWIVLENITKHMVACPIQENIDSKGAAIIQSKIMAGKISSSASTKLKTEVFPSMIRDKTTEIAQGDHLITVLGNIWLMKNAGNKLRRKNFTSFRMRLSAKLLSLLREDSQIPSASMHYFIAPKQFDRVVSCAVKACEEDENADLKNPSTAIKLGYDLSRLANAKLGIGIKEGNDKAKTEASEFLQLLRMEWSVKVTKLARITLDVRHFNKRKELPDPSDIEKIAAYLVREIKNLDLTPNNSNEIVFREAVVLAEARLLLYNRRRPGELECLSIEAYKNRSMSVDEANMALRSHLTDFEKMLLKTQDLVEIRGKTGRGVPVLIPKETNKVLEYLSDPVARQMASIRPENKYMFANTGRTVVRAGESLDLVKFRSEVALRFPERIYANNLRKHTATIAQALNLNDTEMKYICNHLGHTQKVHDLVYRQTSGMIERLDIAKLMLIQEFNVVGKYQNKKLSEIQFDELGTLERKIQDQDQEQQDTENAADQGKNVDDDIDIEDDFTVCRKKAKKSERVRWSPAEEEEIKKYFSRYFEGHFQKKCPSREHCLDALKKSKENGGTIFKRKWETLKKKVSNMLVKIQV, encoded by the exons ATGACAGTCCAGTCCTCTGTTGCAAGCATGGATGCAACTGTGCCCTGTACAAGAACTGCAGAAGAAACTTCTGGAATGATGTGCTCAGCAACTGTGTCAACAGAAACTTCCTCTAGCATTCGTGGTGCCACATTGTCAAAAGAGATGTCTCCAACCATTTGGGCGACTCCAGAAATTGATTCAACTGAAAGAACATGCAGTCCAGCTATTCCGGTTGAAAGTACGTTGTGTGAAATCACCTTTGGAAGCTCAGCGGAGCGATCATCTGACACTTTCATCCCCTCAGGAGATTCAACCTCTTTAGTCAGTGAAGAAAGTATGACAGTCCAGTCCTCTGTTGCAAGCATGGATGCAACTGTGCCCTGTACAAGTACTGCAGAAGAAACTTCTGGAATGATGTGCTCAGCAACTGTGTCAACAGAAACTTCCTCTAGCATTCGTGGTGCCACATTGTCAAAAGAGATGTCTCCAACCATTTGGGCGACTCCAGAAATTGATTCAACTGAAAGAACAAGCAGTCCAGCTATTCCGGTTGAAAGTACGTTGTGTGAAATCACCTTTGGAAGCTCAGCGGAGCGATCATCTGACACTTTCATCCCCTCAGGAGATTCAACCTCTTTAGTCAGTGAAGAAAGTATGACAGTCCAGTCCTCTGTTGCAAGCATGGATGCAACTGTGCCCTGTACAAGTACTGCAGAAGAAACTTCTGGAATGATGTGCTCAGCAACTGTGTCAACAGAAACTTCCTCTAGCATTCGTGGTGCCACATTGTCAAAAGAGATGTCTCCAACCATTTGGGCGACTCCAGAAATTGATTCAACTGAAACAAGAAGCAATTCAACTATTCCTTTTAAAAGTACGTCGTGTGAAATCACCTTTGGAAGCTCAGAGGAGCTATCATCTGACACTTTCATCCCCTCAGGAGATTCAACCTCTTTAGTCAGTGAAGAAAGTATGACAGTCCAGTCCTCTGTTGCAAGCATGGATGCAACTGTGCCCTGTACAAGTACTGCAGAAGAAACTTCTGGAATGATGTGCTCAGCAACTGTGTCAACAGAAACTTCCTCTAGCATTCGTGGTGCCACATTGTCAAAAGAGATGTCTCCAACCATTTGGGCGACTCCAGAAATTGATTCAACTGAAAGAACAAGCAGTCCAGCTATTCCGGTTGAAAGTACGTTGTGTGAAATCACCTTTGGAAGCTCAGCGGAGCGATCATCTGACACTTTCATCCCCTCAGGAGATTCAACCTCTTTAGTCAGTGAAGAAAGTATGACAGTCCAGTCCTCTGTTGCAAGCATGAAAAAAATGGGGGTGATGTCTAAGGATGCAACTGTGCCGCATTCAAGTACTGTACAAAAGACTCCTGGAATGATAAGCTCAGCAACTGTGTCAACAGAAACTTCCTCTAGCATTCGTGGTGCCACATTGTCAGAGGAGATGTCGCCAACCATTTGGACAACTCCAGAAATTGATTCAACTGAAAGAACAAGCAGTCCAGCTATTCCTGTTGAAAGTACGTCGTGTGAAATCACCATTGGAAGCTCAGCGGAGCGATCATCTGACACTTTCATCCCCTCAGGAGCTTGTACAACTTTCACAATGTCTGAGTTGTCAGCTTATTTAACCTCTGTAGTCAGTGAAAACAGTCAAATTAATTCTGACACTCTTCATACACAACTGGTCATTGGTGAAATGCCACAGAAGTCTCTGTTACCTAAACCTTGCAAGGCCCTTAAAGTCAAACTGCCTGCATTTGATCAATGTTTTGATACCCACACACAGATTTACAGAAACACTATTAATACAGGGCTTTACTCACCCACTGAAAATCATGACAATCAGGCTCGGTCAGATGACAGCATCTTAAGTACAGAAATAAACCATTGTCAAAGTATTAACTGTCAACCACAGATTTTCAGTGCTACATTCGAAGCAGATTTGCCAGCATCTGATGATCAATCTGTAAATCCTATCAGGGAAACCTTGTACAGAGAGTgtacatctttgaaacccaagGGTCAAAAACTGCTGCTGGCTGACATGAATTTTTCTGATGATGAGGAGGAATTTGGAGAAACAGACAGTGATAGAGAATCAGTGTATATTCCAGACTTTGACTGTGAAAGCGTTGATGACGAGAGTGATGTGTCGGATGAATGGGAATTTCCAAAAGATACTCCTGCTCCTGACAAACATGCTCCAGACAAACATGCTCCAGACAAACATGCTCCTGACAAACATGCTCCTGAAGAACATGCTCCTGAAGAACATGCTCCAGACAAACATGCTCCTGAAGAACATGCTCCAGACAAACATGCTCCTGACAATTGTGAAAATCCAGATTTGTTAACATCAAGTGTTCCATTCAAACGCAATATATTGCCAAACAAATGTATTTTGGATGAGACAAATACAAAGATTTATTCGAAGAAATATGAACAGAATTCAAGCAATTCAAAACATGGTAGACTTTATGATACGGTGCATTCTTGCATGTTTTGTTATAAATTGGTGACGCATATACAAACTCATCTTCAACATAAGCATAGAAATGAAAAGGAGGTGAAGGAGATCTTGGACTTAAAAGAACAGATAGACAAAGTAAAAGAAAATGATGAATATAGGTCAAACTTAAAGAAGCGTTTAAAGAACTTACAAACTCTGATTAGAAACAAAGGAAACAACAATCATAATCTAAGAGTTCTTGCAGCAGAAGAAGGGGAAATATTGCTGACCAGACGCAGAAAGTCGAATCAAttcaatgtcaaagattacggaCCATGTCCGAATTGTCAAGAATGGATTGTCCTGGAAAACATCACAAAACACATGGTCGCATGTCCTATCCAAGAGAATATTGATTCAAAGGGCGCGGCTATTATTCAGTCCAAAATTATGGCAGGTAAAATTTCTTCCTCAGCGTCAACCAAGTTAAAAACAGAAGTTTTCCCATCTATGATAAGAGACAAGACAACTGAAATAGCTCAAGGAGACCATCTTATCACAGTTTTAGGTAACATATGGCTTATGAAAAATGCTGGAAACAAACTTAGAAGAAAAAACTTTACAAGTTTTAGAATGAGATTGTCGGCAAAGCTGCTTTCCCTTCTTAGAGAAGATTCGCAAATCCCCTCTGCTTCCATGCACTATTTTATAGCCCCAAAACAGTTTGATAGAGTTGTGTCTTGTGCAGTAAAAGCTTgtgaagaagatgaaaatgctGACTTGAAAAATCCCAGCACTGCAATTAAGCTAGGCTACGATTTAAGTAGATTAGCAAATGCAAAATTAGGAATCGGAATCAAGGAGGGTAATGACAAAGCAAAAACAGAGGCCAGTGAATTTTTACAATTGCTAAGAATGGAATGGAGCGTGAAAGTGACAAAGCTGGCAAGAATTACATTGGATGTGAGGCATTTCAACAAGAGAAAAGAGCTCCCCGATCCATCTGATATAGAGAAAATAGCAGCTTATCTTGTAAGGGAAATAAAGAACTTAGACCTCACACCAAACAACAGCAATGAAATTGTATTTCGAGAAGCAGTTGTACTTGCTGAGGCAAGGTTACTTTTGTACAACAGAAGGAGACCAGGAGAGTTAGAATGCCTTAG TATTGAAGCTTACAAAAACAGATCAATGTCAGTGGATGAAGCAAACATGGCCCTGCGGAGTCACTTAAcagattttgagaaaatgctTCTCAAAACTCAAGATCTTGTGGAAATACGAGGCAAA ACTGGTAGGGGGGTACCTGTCTTAATCCCAAAGGAAACAAACAAAGTGCTGGAATATTTGAGTGACCCAGTTGCCAGACAAATGGCAAGCATTCGACCagagaataaatacatgtttgcCAATACCG GTCGCACTGTTGTTCGAGCAGGGGAATCACTTGATCTAGTGAAATTCAGAAGTGAAGTTGCATTGAGATTCCCAGAGAGAATCTATGCCAACAACTTAAGAAAACACACTGCAACAATTGCCCAG GCCCTTAATCTGAATGACACCGAGATGAAATATATCTGCAATCACCTTGGCCATACACAGAAGGTCCATGACCTCGTATACAGACAAACATCTGGAATGATCGAGAGATTAGACATTGCAAAGCTTATGTTAATTCAGGAATTCAACGTTGTTGGCAAATACCAAAACAAGAAGCTGTCGGAGATTCAGTttgatg AACTTGGAACACTTGAGAGAAAAATTCAAGACCAAGATCAAGAACAGCAAG ACACTGAAAATGCTGCTGATCAAGGGAAAAATGTGGATGATG ACATTGACATTGAAGACGACTTTACAGTGTGTAGAAAAAAGGCTAAGAAAT cTGAAAGAGTCAGATGGTCTCCAGCTGAAGAAGAGGAGATAAAGAAATACTTCTCTCGTTATTTTGAGGGACATTTTCAGAAGAAATGCCCCTCAAGGGAGCATTGCCTTGATGCTCttaaaaaaagcaaagaaaatggTGGAAcaatttttaagagaaaatgggaaaccttgaaaaaaaaagtttccaaTATGTTAGTCAAGATTCAAGTATGA